Proteins encoded within one genomic window of Pithys albifrons albifrons isolate INPA30051 chromosome 9, PitAlb_v1, whole genome shotgun sequence:
- the ZNF518A gene encoding zinc finger protein 518A — protein MSSEKKQVFCDKKQIHFLNHNSVKNFSADTTLEKELVPLTTRIQPAILDVSLAYGLKNVKIELPKVNIPNEILMKHEVDRFRKLFQCKQQTARKSLSLEKINGSSPDCSEGSHLQDKPEVQFEKELKTAAKILNFTCTKCKDNIRYSPNDLQKHFQLLHYGELPLYPCEMCSFSANDFQSFKQHRRVIHHSTFVRCELCNDEQIYSLLDLTKHFISKHCVNGHFQCEKCGFSTRDVGTFVQHIHRHKDIPNKCGKYHQENFTEEELQNHLLVHTSMFSFGCHYCSYSTSRKDYLLKHIIALHRDHFIAKEKLEKDKYEKRIVKTPAALKLVLKRYKIGGSKKAFWRRKEISSGSNNTGEENAQVLRSMNKIQTNAEELNQCMRDMETNEGKDQVKYTEKRNFLEGVFSSTAAQYNKADDGTSYGLGLLKNGVHGPTVLMVKNNKISVPANYSAKFMGFKMVDGKQHIVIKLLPTNKQNEYLLGQKTNPVKDGSATPLLQTADPCGLSSGAIPHVTDQSTLKNNSLHPLTSPPLSCPAPHSGKIKVEKQMNSILYGRSVSETVAPSNTTVGKSSNYLPMMLSSTVPPREKVTKAGTQNSISWGSFSASNHPQVLPPTITDTLHYDPVKMPFFPELKIQTGGLNNSNGTNNLYYSTSVDSSNEALLSFHNYSKVDSWRNPCSIRMSTGDRHKEFVSSKTVSFQNSGSESASSYSELMKGLKAEKVMSAQSSINKTYEHINTKNNSMSFKGQSKCGVDSECFMDNHYNGQQYLDTNIDQGFQNVAEKFQENASDCVNSFLMPKITSVFSLQSEQAANYLSPEIKQFLQDVLKVKTTQQESPKKTNNCVKLHSDKLLSGHETRNTALTHLKTSTAACGFQRPPSNVDFHLYKRELNARCSTNEGTCCGKERQTPRTSFDSQDVDKLSITQDVGTLLKTCTDSVITQQLVKEKVLSAAQNPSSFSPVLPILQERKKTLLFKSLPSGFFVPLHLSNQPTQQVASGKSLPSSGSSDGHVTKGVPASFVSNKGPGMILAFSGSVGTVASASNDSDNSQVLGGIASREFGKITISTSKVKGENDSFGNVRNSGNREACGAANDSLNSMPVKGPSVTTNSFESSVKGSSLKVLPEHQDALFGSLESVNQQEIKQEEDVYALLPGGQQGAFLKCMTPNKPVVHKPIFFQHNALYQDCQPKKTGAMQQQLLLKMKPPTSDTLADTTQSGSNSVPSLQVDNLQFLTPALAQKQTNLSFNDALILPGGLMPANASLASSNPACYVPPVEPVYSTQSAGIQLQKGSIERTQVISANNRNNFGCQKSTWRIQNRTTKVKPSVKQTGAKSSETVGVQRNKNFKRKKKVSCPEPPRKKVMLHRKRKRKNQAAAVSESGSPYKQRASKETVRTLKLLPFNSNQLVKCPRRNQPVVVLNHPDVDVPEVVNVMKTIAKFKGHVLKVLLSKRTIEALLQPAFCNPLDVTTDGFSQKRYRTIKPIIPVKERFVLKLTLKKTSKNNYQIVKTTSDNTLKAKFSCWFCGRIFDNQDNWVGHGQRHLMEATRDWNSLM, from the coding sequence ATGtcatctgaaaagaaacaggttttttGTGATAAAAAGCAAATTCATTTCTTAAATCACaattctgtgaagaatttttctgcAGACACTACTTTGGAAAAAGAACTGGTGCCTTTAACTACAAGGATTCAACCAGCGATTTTGGATGTCAGTCTCGCTTATGGactaaaaaatgtgaaaattgaATTACCCAAGGTCAACAttccaaatgaaatattaatgaaaCATGAAGTTGATAGGTTTAGAAAACTCTTTCAGTGTAAGCAGCAAACTGCAAGGAAGTCCTTAAGTctagagaaaataaatggaagcaGTCCTGACTGTTCAGAGGGAAGCCACTTGCAAGATAAACCAGAAGTGCAATTTGAAAAAGAGTTGAAAACTGCAGCAAAGATACTGAATTTCACTTGTACTAAGTGCAAGGATAACATTAGATACAGTCCAAATGAcctacagaaacattttcagctgTTGCACTATGGCGAGTTGCCTTTGTATCCTTGTGAGATGTGCAGCTTCTCAGCGAATGACTTCCAGTCCTTTAAACAGCATCGGCGCGTCATCCATCACAGCACGTTCGTCAGGTGTGAGCTCTGTAATGACGAACAGATATACAGTTTGTTGGATTTGACAAAACACTTCATATCAAAGCATTGTGTCAATGGTCACTTCCAATGTGAGAAATGTGGGTTTTCTACCCGTGATGTGGGCACGTTTGTTCAGCACATTCACAGACATAAAGACATTCCCAATAAATGTGGAAAATACCATCAGGAAAACTTTACGGAAGAGGAGCTCCAAAATCATCTTCTTGTTCATACCagtatgttttcttttggttgtcATTATTGCAGTTACAGCACATCACGGAAAGACTATCTTTTAAAACACATCATAGCTTTACACAGAGACCACTttattgcaaaagaaaaactggaaaaggataaatatgaaaaaagaatAGTGAAGACTCCAGCAGCCCTGAAGCTTGTGTTAAAAAGGTATAAAATAGGAGGATCAAAAAAAGCATTCTGGAGACGAAAAGAAATAAGCAGTGGAAGTAACAATactggagaagaaaatgcaCAGGTGCTAAGAAGTATGAATAAAATTCAGACAAATGCTGAGGAGCTGAACCAGTGTATGAGAGATATGGaaacaaatgaaggaaaagatCAAGTTAAATACACAGAAAAGCGAAATTTCCTGGAAGGAGTGTTCTCTTCTACTGCTGCACAATACAATAAGGCAGATGATGGAACAAGTTATGGCCTGGGATTATTGAAAAATGGTGTTCATGGGCCAACAGTGTTGATggttaaaaacaataaaatatctgTTCCGGCAAATTACAGTGCTAAATTTATGGGCTTTAAAATGGTAGATGGAAAACAACATATTGTTATAAAATTACTACCTACAAATAAGCAAAATGAGTATTTGTTGGGTCAGAAAACCAATCCTGTTAAAGATGGTTCTGCAACTCCTTTGCTGCAGACTGCTGATCCCTGTGGCCTGTCTTCAGGTGCTATACCACATGTAACTGATCAGTCAACCTTAAAGAACAATTCTCTTCACCCATTGACCTCCCCTCCGCTTTCTTGTCCTGCTCCTCATTCAGGAAAAATCAAAGTGGAAAAGCAAATGAACTCTATATTGTATGGCAGGAGTGTTTCTGAAACTGTAGCACCTTCTAATACAACTGTAGGAAAAAGTTCAAATTATTTGCCAATGATGCTGAGCTCAACTGTACCTCCACGTGAGAAAGTAACAAAAGCTGGAACTCAAAATAGCATCTCTTGGGGAAGCTTTAGCGCTTCAAATCATCCTCAGGTATTACCACCCACTATTACAGATACGCTTCATTATGACCCTGtgaaaatgcccttttttcctgaactgaaaATACAAACTGGTGGCCTGAATAATAGTAATGGAACTAATAATCTCTATTATTCAACTTCAGTGGATTCTTCTAATGAAGCGTTGCTGTCTTTTCACAACTATTCCAAAGTGGACTCTTGGCGTAATCCATGTAGCATTCGGATGTCAACAGGTGACAGACACAAAGAATTTGTATCTAGCAAAAcagtttcttttcaaaacagtGGAAGTGAATCTGCATCTTCATATTCAGAGTTGATGAAAGGcttaaaagcagagaaagttaTGTCAGCCCAATCAAGTATTAATAAAACTTATGAACACATAAACACTAAAAATAACTCCATGTCTTTTAAAGGCCAATCTAAATGTGGTGTTGACAGCGAGTGTTTTATGGACAACCATTATAATGGCCAGCAATATTTGGACACTAACATAGATCAAGGCTTTCAGAACGTAGCTGAGAAATTCCAGGAAAATGCCTCTGATTGTGTTAACTCTTTCTTAATGCCTAAAATCACATCTGTTTTCTCATTGCAAAGTGAACAAGCAGCTAATTATTTATCGCCTGAAATCAAACAGTTTCTGCAAGATGTGTTAAAAGTGAAAACAACTCAGCAAGAGTCCCCCAAAAAGACAAATAACTGTGTAAAACTTCATTCTGATAAGCTGCTTTCTGGTCATGAGACCAGGAATACAGCCCTTAcgcatttaaaaacctccacaGCTGCGTGTGGTTTTCAGAGGCCTCCTTCTAATGTAGACTTTCATTTATATAAGAGAGAGTTGAACGCAAGATGTAGCACAAATGAAGGTACATGTTGTGGGAAAGAAAGGCAGACACCCAGAACATCCTTTGATTCACAGGATGTGGACAAATTATCCATAACTCAGGATGTTGGTACATTGCTAAAAACTTGTACAGATTCAGTCATAACACAGCAGTTAGTAAAAGAGAAAGTACTGTCTGCAGCTCAAAATCCCAGCAGCTTTTCACCAGTTTTGCCCATTCTTCAGGAACGGAAGAAAACCCTTTTATTTAAGTCCCTTCCTTCTGGattttttgttcctttgcaCCTTTCTAACCAGCCTACACAACAGGTGGCTTCAGGAAAATCTCTTCCATCCAGTGGTTCATCAGATGGGCATGTGACTAAAGGTGTACCTGCatcttttgtttcaaataaaGGACCTGGAATGATTTTGGCTTTTAGCGGGTCAGTTGGAACAGTTGCAAGTGCCAGTAATGATAGTGATAATTCTCAGGTTTTAGGGGGAATTGCATCTAGAGAATTTGGTAAAATAACCATATCAACTTCAAaagtgaagggggaaaatgaCAGTTTTGGAAACGTAAGAAATTCCGGTAATAGGGAAGCATGTGGTGCCGCAAATGATTCGTTGAATAGCATGCCAGTCAAAGGACCTTCTGTAACTACAAACTCATTTGAGTCATCTGTGAAAGGAAGTTCTCTGAAAGTGTTACCTGAGCATCAGGATGCTCTCTTTGGTTCTTTGGAATCAGTAAACCAACAGGAAATTAAACAGGAAGAAGATGTTTATGCACTTTTGCCTGGTGGACAGCAGGGAGCTTTTCTGAAATGTATGACACCAAACAAGCCTGTAGTTcataaaccaattttttttcagcataatGCCCTTTACCAAGATTGTCAACCAAAGAAAACTGGAGCCATGCAACAACAGCTTTTGCTGAAAATGAAGCCTCCTACTTCAGATACACTGGCTGATACCACTCAGTCAGGAAGCAACTCAGTGCCCTCACTACAGGTGGATAACTTGCAGTTCCTTACTCCTGCACTAGCACAGAAACAAACTAATCTTAGTTTTAATGATGCCTTAATTTTACCAGGTGGGTTAATGCCAGCAAATGCCTCTTTGGCAAGCTCTAACCCAGCATGTTATGTTCCTCCTGTAGAACCTGTTTATTCTACTCAGTCTGCAGGGATACAATTGCAAAAAGGTTCTATTGAGAGAACACAAGTGATATCTGCTAACAACAGGAATAACTTTGGTTGTCAGAAGTCTACATGGAGAATCCAAAACAGAACCACAAAAGTAAAACCTAGTGTAAAACAAACTGGGGCTAAAAGTTCAGAAACTGTAGGTGTGCAAAGAAATAAGAATTTCAAACGTAAAAAGAAGGTGAGTTGCCCAGAACCTCCAAGAAAGAAAGTGATGTTGCACAGAAAGCGTAAGCGAAAGAATCAAGCTGCAGCTGTTAGTGAATCAGGTAGCCCTTACAAACAAAGGGCATCAAAAGAAACTGTGAGGactttaaaattacttcctttTAATTCTAACCAGCTTGTAAAATG